A window from Bacillota bacterium encodes these proteins:
- a CDS encoding ADP-ribosylglycohydrolase family protein — HKVSRGHSWHEGAYQLHCETSHTAGNGALMRTLPVGLAYCEQMELMDKAQSIAQMTHWDERAVFTCQLYCLLVYYLLSEKSFTDSLASAYSYLARKCPDKEALLTMRAELEQRMAAPDPTGYSVDTLACVLWALQSADNLEEAVIAAVNLGGDADTVGAVTGGLAGVHYSFETIPERWLKKFSPCQREQLDRTAERLLAVRSQV; from the coding sequence CACAAAGTCAGTAGGGGGCATAGTTGGCACGAAGGCGCCTATCAGTTGCATTGCGAGACATCCCACACCGCCGGTAACGGCGCTCTCATGCGAACTTTGCCGGTAGGGCTGGCTTATTGTGAGCAAATGGAACTGATGGACAAAGCACAATCCATTGCTCAGATGACTCATTGGGATGAACGAGCCGTGTTTACGTGCCAACTCTACTGCTTATTGGTATACTATTTATTAAGCGAAAAAAGCTTTACCGACAGTCTGGCTAGCGCCTATTCGTACTTGGCCCGGAAATGTCCCGATAAAGAAGCTTTGCTCACCATGAGGGCAGAACTGGAGCAGAGAATGGCTGCTCCGGATCCCACCGGTTATTCGGTGGACACACTGGCTTGTGTTCTCTGGGCTTTGCAGTCTGCCGACAATCTAGAAGAAGCAGTGATAGCGGCGGTTAATCTGGGCGGCGATGCCGATACCGTGGGTGCTGTCACCGGAGGCTTAGCCGGTGTACACTACAGCTTCGAAACGATCCCTGAACGCTGGTTGAAAAAGTTCAGCCCTTGCCAACGGGAACAATTGGACCGGACGGCGGAACGCCTACTGGCTGTGCGGTCCCAGGTCTAG